A DNA window from Streptomyces parvus contains the following coding sequences:
- a CDS encoding carbohydrate ABC transporter permease, translating to MTHLLDKTAAPSPSTARGPRTPAARTARRKALLHWIAVHSLGIAAALFFVLPFVFVVLTSLMSDQQALTRDLTPNTWEWANYERVFNTPGFLTWWRNTLLYAGVGTVLTVVSSIPVAYALAKFRFRGRKLSLMLVISMMMLPPQVVIIPMYLFWAKQMDLSGTLWPLIIPMAFGDAFSIFLLRQFLLTIPNEYLDAAKVDGCGEFRTLMKVVLPMARPGIAAIALFQFFAAWNDYFGPQIYASENPAAWTLSYGLESFKGAHHTDWNLTMAATVLVMAPVIAVFFFAQKAFVEGVTLTGVKG from the coding sequence ATGACCCACCTCCTCGACAAGACCGCCGCCCCTTCGCCCTCGACCGCTCGCGGCCCGCGGACGCCCGCCGCCCGCACCGCACGCCGCAAGGCGCTGCTGCACTGGATCGCCGTGCACTCCCTCGGGATCGCCGCCGCGCTCTTCTTCGTGCTGCCCTTCGTCTTCGTGGTGCTGACCTCGCTGATGAGCGACCAGCAGGCGCTGACCCGCGACCTCACCCCGAACACCTGGGAGTGGGCCAACTACGAACGGGTCTTCAACACCCCGGGCTTTCTGACCTGGTGGCGCAACACCCTGCTGTACGCGGGGGTCGGCACCGTCCTCACCGTGGTGTCGTCGATCCCGGTGGCGTACGCGCTGGCGAAGTTCCGCTTCCGGGGCCGCAAGCTGTCGCTGATGCTCGTCATCTCGATGATGATGCTGCCGCCGCAGGTCGTCATCATCCCCATGTACCTGTTCTGGGCGAAGCAGATGGACCTGTCCGGCACCCTGTGGCCGCTGATCATCCCGATGGCCTTCGGCGACGCGTTCTCCATCTTCCTGCTGCGGCAGTTCCTGCTGACCATCCCGAACGAATACCTGGACGCCGCGAAGGTCGACGGCTGCGGCGAGTTCCGTACGCTGATGAAGGTCGTCCTGCCGATGGCCAGACCCGGGATCGCGGCCATCGCCCTCTTCCAGTTCTTCGCCGCCTGGAACGACTACTTCGGACCACAGATCTACGCCTCGGAGAACCCGGCCGCCTGGACGCTCAGTTACGGCCTCGAATCCTTCAAGGGCGCACACCACACCGACTGGAACCTGACCATGGCCGCGACCGTTCTGGTCATGGCCCCCGTGATCGCCGTCTTCTTCTTCGCCCAGAAGGCATTCGTCGAGGGCGTCACACTGACCGGAGTAAAGGGCTGA
- a CDS encoding ABC transporter substrate-binding protein: MRTSRLTTAAVAVAAISVLATACTGQSEAGASDDPNAKTTINFWHGWSAPAEVKAVQDNIDRFEKAHPNITVKVSGNINDDKLNQALRAGGSNGPDVVSSFTTANVGKFCSSGAFADLKPFIEKSKLDLEKTFPKVLLDYTQFEGKRCSLPLLTDAYGLYYNKDAFKKAGITAPPKTMSELASVAKKLTVEKGGSYEQLGFMPTFHGYETVADHYLSSWDHTYFDENGKSNIAKDPAFAEMFTYQKKLVEDLGGYDKLEKYRGTFGDEWGAKHPFHTGQVAMQLDGEWRLGMAEDAGVDFEIGVAPMPVADDEADSYGKGFLSGTIVGIAPASKKQNAAWELVKFMTSDTKAVVDFANGIRNVPSTFEALKSPDLTFDPRFKTFLEIAQHPKSNTPDGAVNGSTYQQTIQDFGFQYEKGAVKDLQAGLEKTAQQIDTDIAKAK; the protein is encoded by the coding sequence ATGCGCACCAGCCGTCTCACCACCGCCGCTGTCGCCGTCGCCGCGATATCGGTGCTCGCCACCGCGTGTACCGGCCAGTCCGAGGCCGGCGCCTCCGACGACCCGAACGCGAAGACCACGATCAACTTCTGGCACGGCTGGAGCGCGCCCGCCGAGGTGAAGGCGGTCCAGGACAACATCGACCGGTTCGAGAAGGCCCACCCGAACATCACGGTGAAGGTCTCCGGCAACATCAACGACGACAAGCTCAACCAGGCGCTGCGCGCGGGCGGTTCGAACGGACCCGACGTGGTCTCCTCGTTCACCACCGCCAACGTCGGCAAGTTCTGCTCCTCCGGCGCCTTCGCCGATCTGAAGCCGTTCATCGAGAAGTCGAAGCTGGACCTGGAGAAGACCTTCCCGAAGGTCCTCCTGGACTACACCCAGTTCGAGGGCAAGCGCTGCTCCCTGCCGCTGCTCACCGACGCCTACGGCCTCTACTACAACAAGGACGCCTTCAAGAAGGCCGGGATCACCGCCCCGCCGAAGACGATGTCCGAGCTGGCGAGCGTCGCCAAGAAGCTCACGGTGGAGAAGGGCGGCAGCTACGAGCAACTCGGCTTCATGCCGACCTTCCACGGTTACGAGACCGTCGCCGACCACTACCTCTCCTCGTGGGACCACACGTACTTCGACGAGAACGGCAAGTCCAACATCGCCAAGGACCCGGCGTTCGCGGAGATGTTCACGTACCAGAAGAAGCTCGTCGAGGATCTCGGCGGCTACGACAAGCTGGAGAAGTACCGGGGCACCTTCGGTGACGAGTGGGGTGCCAAGCACCCCTTCCACACCGGTCAGGTCGCCATGCAGCTGGACGGCGAGTGGCGGCTCGGGATGGCCGAGGACGCCGGGGTCGACTTCGAGATCGGCGTCGCGCCGATGCCCGTCGCCGACGACGAGGCCGACAGCTACGGCAAGGGGTTCCTCTCCGGCACCATCGTGGGCATCGCCCCGGCCAGCAAGAAGCAGAACGCCGCCTGGGAGCTGGTCAAGTTCATGACCAGCGACACCAAGGCGGTCGTGGACTTCGCCAACGGCATCCGGAACGTGCCCTCCACCTTCGAGGCGCTGAAGTCGCCGGACCTGACGTTCGACCCGCGCTTCAAGACGTTCCTGGAGATCGCGCAGCACCCGAAGTCCAACACCCCCGACGGGGCCGTCAACGGCTCGACGTACCAGCAGACGATCCAGGACTTCGGCTTCCAGTACGAGAAGGGCGCGGTGAAGGACCTCCAGGCCGGTCTGGAGAAGACCGCGCAGCAGATCGACACCGACATCGCCAAGGCCAAGTAG
- a CDS encoding carbohydrate ABC transporter permease, which yields MTTHTLRSKRRRSALRTAAFMSPWLIGFSVFFAYPMVSTVYFSFTQYDGFGAPAFNGLTNWTYVFSDYPMFWPSLRNTLWLVVVMVTCRVVFGLGVGLLITKIKTGAGVFRTLFYLPYLAPPVAATLAFVFLLNPGTGPVNAILGEFGLPTPGWFNDASWSKPALTMLAVWGIGDLMVIFMASLLDVPGEQYEAAELDGASAWQKFRFVTLPNISPIVLFAVVTGVIQAMQYYTQPLVAGKVASGVIGGSGQSFEPGYPDKSTLTLPQLVYNLGFQRFDYGAACVVALVLFALAMAFTALLMRGRNNLISAGD from the coding sequence ATGACGACGCACACGCTCCGCTCGAAGCGCCGCAGGTCGGCGCTGCGCACGGCGGCCTTCATGTCGCCGTGGCTGATCGGGTTCTCGGTCTTCTTCGCCTACCCGATGGTCTCGACCGTCTACTTCTCCTTCACGCAGTACGACGGTTTCGGGGCGCCGGCCTTCAACGGGCTGACCAACTGGACGTACGTCTTCAGCGACTACCCGATGTTCTGGCCGTCGCTGCGCAACACGCTGTGGCTGGTGGTCGTGATGGTCACCTGCCGGGTGGTCTTCGGGCTCGGCGTCGGGTTGCTGATCACGAAGATCAAGACGGGCGCCGGGGTCTTCCGGACCCTGTTCTACCTGCCCTATCTGGCCCCGCCGGTCGCCGCGACGCTGGCCTTCGTCTTCCTCCTCAACCCCGGCACGGGGCCGGTCAACGCGATCCTCGGGGAGTTCGGGCTGCCGACGCCCGGCTGGTTCAACGACGCCTCCTGGTCCAAGCCGGCGCTCACCATGCTCGCGGTGTGGGGCATCGGGGACCTGATGGTGATCTTCATGGCCTCGCTGCTGGACGTGCCGGGCGAGCAGTACGAGGCGGCGGAGCTGGACGGGGCGTCCGCCTGGCAGAAGTTCCGCTTCGTGACCCTGCCGAACATCTCGCCGATCGTGCTCTTCGCGGTGGTGACGGGCGTCATCCAGGCGATGCAGTACTACACGCAGCCGCTGGTCGCCGGAAAGGTCGCCTCCGGGGTCATCGGCGGCTCCGGCCAGTCCTTCGAACCCGGCTATCCCGACAAGTCGACACTGACGCTTCCGCAGCTCGTCTACAACCTGGGCTTCCAGCGCTTCGACTACGGCGCCGCCTGTGTCGTCGCCCTCGTCCTGTTCGCCTTGGCCATGGCCTTCACGGCGCTGCTGATGCGGGGCCGCAACAACCTGATCTCGGCCGGTGACTGA
- a CDS encoding glutamate ABC transporter substrate-binding protein, producing MSRSEDRPGRGGLRGWGGVTGMAVACAVTAAVTLLPLAHHNGGPAGAGTSGGVVTADRARAEACTEPEASLPASGDDGPNIDKIKERGKLIAGVDQNSFRWGYRNPESGDLEGFDIDLVRAIADDLLGDPDAVVFRAIPTNQRIAALENDRVDVVVRTMTINCKRLEQVSFSTAYFQAGQQVLAPKKSPITGYDSSLKGKRVCSAEGSTAYEALEKKSFGALYKDDFDGTERDPDRLTVPNQLDCLVRLQLGEVDAVVTDNALAAGQAAQDPAVELKGKDPFTTEYYGVATKKGSDDLVARVNKVLVDYRAGGGDSAWMRSYEKWLATGLPGITAPPAPKYRTD from the coding sequence ATGAGCAGGTCCGAGGACCGGCCCGGGCGCGGCGGCCTGCGCGGCTGGGGCGGTGTGACGGGGATGGCGGTGGCGTGCGCGGTCACCGCCGCGGTCACCCTGCTGCCGCTGGCCCACCACAACGGCGGGCCGGCCGGGGCGGGCACGTCGGGCGGGGTGGTGACGGCTGACCGGGCCCGGGCCGAGGCGTGCACCGAGCCGGAGGCGAGCCTGCCTGCGTCCGGCGACGACGGGCCGAACATCGACAAGATTAAGGAGCGCGGCAAGCTGATAGCGGGCGTCGACCAGAACAGCTTCCGCTGGGGGTACCGCAATCCGGAGAGCGGGGACCTGGAAGGGTTCGACATCGATCTGGTGCGGGCCATCGCCGACGACCTCCTGGGCGACCCGGACGCGGTGGTCTTCCGGGCCATCCCCACCAACCAGCGCATCGCCGCTCTGGAGAACGACCGGGTCGACGTCGTCGTGCGGACGATGACGATCAACTGCAAGCGGCTGGAGCAGGTCTCCTTCTCCACCGCCTACTTCCAGGCCGGGCAGCAGGTGCTCGCGCCGAAGAAGTCGCCGATCACCGGCTACGACTCCTCGCTGAAGGGCAAGCGGGTCTGCTCGGCCGAGGGTTCGACGGCGTACGAGGCACTGGAGAAGAAGTCCTTCGGGGCGCTCTACAAGGACGACTTCGACGGCACCGAGCGCGATCCGGACCGGCTGACCGTACCCAACCAGCTGGACTGCCTGGTGCGGCTCCAGCTCGGCGAGGTCGACGCGGTCGTCACGGACAACGCCCTGGCGGCGGGGCAGGCGGCGCAGGACCCGGCGGTGGAGCTCAAGGGGAAGGACCCGTTCACCACGGAGTACTACGGCGTCGCCACGAAGAAGGGCTCCGACGATCTGGTGGCCCGGGTCAACAAGGTCCTCGTCGACTACCGGGCGGGCGGCGGGGACAGCGCCTGGATGCGGTCCTACGAGAAGTGGCTGGCGACCGGCCTGCCCGGGATCACCGCACCACCCGCCCCCAAGTACCGCACCGACTGA
- a CDS encoding N-acetylglucosamine kinase, with protein MGVNVSVVAIDAGNSKTDVALIGKDGTVLATARGGGFQPPVIGVEAALDVLAEVLGRAVAELPAPPVLSGHVSACLANADLPVEEAELAAALGSRGWGSSVEVRNDTFAILRAGVDEPRGVAVVCGAGINCVGMTPDGRTARFPAIGRISGDWGGGSGLAEEALWFAARAEDGRGEPSELARALPGHFGLDSMYGLIEALHRGAIPLTRRHELTPVLFATAEAGDPVAAALVKRQAHEVVAMASVALDRLDLLEEEVPVLLGGSVLAARHPQLNDRIAALLAARAPKAEVRVVSEPPVLGAALLGLDRTGAGPEVHRKLRARYA; from the coding sequence GTGGGCGTGAACGTGTCGGTCGTCGCCATCGACGCGGGCAACAGCAAGACCGATGTGGCACTGATCGGCAAGGACGGCACGGTGCTGGCCACAGCGCGCGGCGGCGGTTTCCAGCCGCCGGTGATCGGTGTGGAGGCCGCGCTCGACGTGCTGGCCGAGGTGCTGGGGCGGGCGGTCGCGGAGCTGCCGGCTCCGCCCGTCCTCTCCGGTCATGTCTCCGCCTGTCTGGCCAACGCCGATCTGCCGGTCGAGGAGGCCGAGCTGGCCGCGGCTCTGGGGTCCCGCGGGTGGGGCTCCTCGGTGGAGGTGCGCAACGACACCTTCGCGATCCTGCGCGCCGGGGTGGACGAGCCCCGGGGGGTCGCGGTGGTGTGCGGGGCCGGCATCAACTGCGTGGGCATGACCCCGGACGGGCGGACCGCCCGCTTCCCCGCGATCGGGCGCATCTCCGGGGACTGGGGCGGCGGTTCGGGGCTCGCGGAGGAGGCGCTGTGGTTCGCCGCGCGTGCCGAGGACGGGCGCGGCGAGCCGTCGGAGCTGGCACGCGCGCTGCCGGGCCACTTCGGGCTCGATTCGATGTACGGGCTGATCGAAGCGCTGCACCGGGGCGCGATACCGCTGACGCGGCGGCACGAGCTGACGCCGGTGCTGTTCGCCACGGCGGAGGCCGGGGACCCGGTGGCGGCCGCGCTGGTGAAGCGGCAGGCGCACGAGGTGGTGGCGATGGCCTCGGTCGCGCTGGACCGCCTCGACCTGCTGGAGGAGGAGGTTCCGGTACTGCTCGGCGGCAGTGTGCTGGCCGCCCGCCACCCGCAGCTCAACGACCGTATCGCCGCGCTGCTGGCTGCCCGCGCCCCGAAGGCCGAGGTGCGCGTCGTGTCCGAGCCGCCGGTGCTGGGCGCGGCGCTGCTGGGGCTGGACCGGACGGGCGCGGGTCCGGAGGTCCACCGGAAGCTGCGCGCGCGGTACGCCTGA
- a CDS encoding 6-phospho-beta-glucosidase encodes MKLAVVGGGSTYTPELIDGFARLRDTLPIEELVLVDPAADRLELVSGLARRIFAKQEHAGKITTTTDIDAGVADADAVLLQLRVGGQAARNQDETWPLECGCVGQETTGAGGLAKALRTVPVVLDIAERVRRTNPDAWIIDFTNPVGIVTRALLQAGHKAVGLCNVAIGFQRKFARLLEVEPGQVHLDHVGLNHLSWELGVRLGGPDGENVLPKLLAEHGDAIADDLRMDRRIIDRLGVVPSYYLRYFYAHDEVVRELGTKPSRAAEVAAMEKELLTMYGDPALDEKPELLAKRGGAFYSEAAVDLAASLLGDGGSPVQVVNTYNNGTLPFLPDDAVIEVQARVGRDGATPLAVPALDPLYAGLIANVTAYEDLALEAALRGGRDRVFKALLAHPLIGQFDYAEGLTDRLIAHNREHLAWA; translated from the coding sequence ATGAAGCTCGCAGTAGTGGGTGGCGGGTCCACCTACACCCCTGAACTGATCGACGGATTCGCGCGGCTGCGGGACACGCTGCCGATCGAGGAGCTGGTACTCGTCGACCCCGCGGCCGACCGCCTGGAGCTGGTCTCCGGCCTCGCCCGGCGGATCTTCGCCAAGCAGGAGCACGCCGGGAAGATCACGACGACCACCGACATCGACGCGGGCGTCGCCGACGCGGACGCGGTCCTGCTCCAGCTGCGCGTCGGCGGACAGGCCGCGCGCAACCAGGACGAGACCTGGCCGCTGGAGTGCGGCTGCGTCGGCCAGGAGACCACCGGCGCGGGCGGCCTCGCCAAGGCGCTGCGCACCGTGCCGGTCGTCCTGGACATCGCCGAGCGGGTCCGCCGCACCAACCCGGACGCCTGGATCATCGACTTCACCAACCCGGTCGGCATCGTCACCCGCGCCCTCCTCCAGGCCGGGCACAAGGCCGTCGGCCTGTGCAACGTGGCGATCGGCTTCCAGCGGAAGTTCGCCCGGCTGCTGGAGGTGGAGCCGGGCCAGGTGCACCTCGACCACGTCGGGCTCAACCACCTGAGCTGGGAGCTGGGGGTGCGTCTCGGCGGCCCGGACGGCGAGAACGTCCTGCCGAAACTGCTCGCGGAGCACGGCGACGCCATCGCCGACGACCTGCGCATGGACCGGCGGATCATCGACCGGCTCGGCGTCGTCCCCTCCTACTACCTGCGCTACTTCTACGCCCACGACGAGGTGGTGAGGGAGCTGGGCACCAAGCCCTCCCGGGCCGCCGAGGTCGCGGCGATGGAGAAGGAACTCCTCACGATGTACGGCGATCCCGCGCTCGACGAGAAGCCCGAGCTGCTCGCCAAGCGCGGCGGCGCGTTCTACTCCGAGGCGGCCGTGGATCTGGCGGCCTCGCTGCTGGGCGACGGCGGCTCCCCCGTCCAGGTGGTCAACACGTACAACAACGGGACCCTGCCGTTCCTCCCGGACGACGCGGTGATCGAGGTGCAGGCCCGAGTCGGGCGCGACGGTGCGACGCCGCTGGCCGTCCCGGCGCTGGACCCGCTGTACGCCGGCCTCATCGCGAACGTCACGGCGTACGAGGACCTCGCCCTGGAAGCCGCGCTGCGCGGTGGCCGGGACCGGGTCTTCAAGGCGCTGCTGGCCCACCCGCTGATCGGTCAGTTCGACTACGCCGAGGGGCTCACCGACCGGCTGATCGCACACAACCGGGAGCACCTGGCGTGGGCGTGA